One Mycolicibacterium parafortuitum DNA segment encodes these proteins:
- a CDS encoding AAA family ATPase — MSPDRGDLGAELHETHTGLVVLVGDRAYKVKKPVCTDFLDFGTSDKREAACRRELELNRRLAPEAYLGLGSYRSPAGEPEPVIVMRRYPDSERLAALVRAGDDVRGWLVTIAGILAGFHRGADRGPQIDHEATVEALTRRWRHNVTELRRHAGTLLDEASLAEIACRAERYLAGRGALYAGRITDGRVVDGHGDLLAQDIFCTADGPVMLDCLEFDDQLRYVDGVDDAAFLAMDLEFLGRPDLGALFLDEYCRRAGDAAPASLRHFCIAYRATVRAKTDCVRAGQGRDDSVPEARHHLSMARSHLRSGAVRLVMVGGGPGTGKTTVARGLAEALDAQVISTDDVRRELIRAGAVHGRAGDLGAGLYSEENVSAVYDEVLDRARGWLGAGHSVVLDGTWRDAGHRDRAHAVAAETHSALVELRCTVPVPEAQRRIAHRGPTTSDATPELAAELSRWETDWPGAYPLDTGAPLPDTVAAAHRVCLDAR; from the coding sequence GTGAGCCCGGACCGCGGCGATCTCGGCGCCGAACTCCACGAGACACACACCGGGCTGGTCGTGCTGGTGGGCGACCGTGCGTACAAGGTGAAGAAACCGGTGTGCACCGACTTCCTCGACTTCGGCACCAGCGACAAGCGAGAGGCCGCGTGCCGCCGGGAGCTGGAGCTGAACCGGCGGCTGGCCCCCGAGGCGTATCTCGGTCTGGGGTCCTACCGGTCGCCGGCCGGTGAGCCGGAGCCGGTGATCGTGATGCGCAGGTATCCCGACAGCGAGCGGCTGGCCGCGCTGGTGCGCGCCGGCGACGACGTCCGGGGATGGCTGGTGACGATCGCCGGGATCCTGGCCGGGTTCCATCGCGGCGCCGACCGCGGACCGCAGATCGACCACGAGGCCACCGTCGAGGCGCTGACACGGCGGTGGCGGCACAATGTGACCGAGCTGCGGCGGCACGCGGGGACGCTGCTCGACGAGGCGTCCCTGGCCGAGATCGCGTGCCGCGCCGAGCGGTATCTGGCCGGCCGTGGGGCTCTCTACGCGGGCCGGATCACGGACGGCCGGGTCGTCGACGGGCACGGAGATCTGTTGGCCCAGGACATCTTCTGCACCGCGGACGGGCCGGTGATGCTGGACTGCCTGGAGTTCGACGACCAACTCCGCTACGTCGACGGGGTCGACGACGCGGCATTCCTGGCGATGGATCTGGAATTCCTCGGCCGTCCCGACCTCGGTGCGCTGTTCCTCGACGAGTACTGCCGCCGCGCCGGCGACGCCGCCCCGGCCTCCCTGCGGCACTTCTGCATCGCCTACCGCGCGACCGTGCGCGCCAAGACCGACTGTGTGCGCGCCGGCCAGGGCCGCGACGACTCGGTCCCCGAGGCGCGACACCACCTCTCGATGGCGCGGTCGCATCTGAGGTCGGGTGCGGTGCGGCTGGTGATGGTCGGCGGCGGCCCCGGCACGGGAAAGACCACCGTGGCCCGCGGGCTGGCCGAAGCGCTTGACGCACAGGTGATCTCGACCGACGACGTGCGGCGCGAGCTGATCCGCGCCGGCGCGGTGCACGGCCGGGCCGGGGACCTCGGCGCCGGTCTCTACTCCGAGGAGAACGTGTCGGCGGTCTACGACGAGGTGCTGGACCGGGCGCGCGGCTGGCTCGGGGCCGGGCATTCGGTGGTGCTGGACGGCACCTGGCGCGACGCCGGGCACCGCGACCGCGCACACGCCGTCGCGGCGGAAACACACTCCGCGCTCGTCGAACTGCGGTGCACCGTACCGGTTCCCGAGGCCCAGCGGCGGATCGCGCACCGGGGGCCGACGACCTCGGACGCCACCCCGGAACTGGCGGCCGAGCTGTCGCGGTGGGAGACGGACTGGCCGGGTGCGTATCCGCTCGACACCGGGGCGCCGCTGCCCGACACGGTCGCCGCGGCCCACCGGGTGTGCCTCGACGCGCGCTGA
- a CDS encoding alcohol dehydrogenase catalytic domain-containing protein, whose amino-acid sequence MFAMVYDGPGRRFWQEVPDPQILHAGDAIVRVDAVTICGTDLHILKGDVPEVESGRILGHEAVGTVTATGAAVQTLSVGDRVLVSCVSSCGACRYCRQGHYGQCLGGGGWILGRYIDGTQAEYVRVPFADNSTHRVPPGVSDEQMIVLADILPTSYEVGVLAGTVAPGDVVAIVGAGPIGLAAILTAKLYSPSHIVAIDLADARLDAARALGADLTVNSGTQSARDVIDELTAGLGADVVMEAVGVPETFEESVRLVRPGGHVANIGVHGAPATLHLEQIWSKNLTITTGLVDTFSTPTLIGLVASGRLDTSPMVTHRFTMDEFDTAYEVFSDAANSGALKVLVTATQSASG is encoded by the coding sequence ATGTTCGCGATGGTGTACGACGGACCCGGACGCCGCTTCTGGCAGGAGGTTCCCGACCCGCAGATCTTGCACGCCGGTGATGCGATCGTCCGCGTCGACGCGGTGACGATCTGTGGCACCGATCTGCACATCCTCAAAGGGGATGTGCCGGAGGTGGAGTCGGGACGGATCCTCGGCCACGAGGCGGTCGGCACCGTCACCGCGACCGGCGCCGCCGTGCAGACGCTGTCGGTCGGGGACCGGGTGCTGGTCTCCTGTGTCAGCTCGTGCGGGGCGTGCCGGTACTGCAGGCAGGGCCACTACGGCCAGTGCCTGGGAGGTGGCGGGTGGATCCTTGGCCGCTACATCGACGGCACCCAGGCCGAGTACGTCCGGGTGCCGTTCGCCGACAACTCGACCCACCGGGTGCCGCCCGGGGTCAGCGATGAGCAGATGATCGTGCTGGCCGACATCCTGCCCACCTCCTACGAAGTCGGTGTGCTCGCCGGCACCGTCGCCCCGGGCGACGTGGTCGCGATCGTCGGCGCCGGGCCGATCGGCCTGGCCGCGATCCTCACCGCGAAGCTGTACAGCCCCAGCCACATCGTGGCGATCGATCTCGCCGACGCCCGGTTGGACGCTGCGCGCGCGCTGGGCGCCGACCTCACCGTGAACTCCGGAACGCAGTCGGCCCGTGACGTCATCGACGAACTGACCGCGGGGCTCGGAGCCGACGTGGTGATGGAGGCCGTCGGTGTGCCCGAGACCTTCGAGGAGTCGGTGCGCCTGGTGCGTCCGGGCGGGCACGTCGCCAACATCGGGGTGCACGGCGCCCCGGCCACCCTGCATCTGGAGCAGATCTGGAGTAAGAACCTGACCATCACGACCGGGCTGGTGGACACGTTCTCCACGCCCACCTTGATCGGGCTGGTCGCCTCCGGCAGGCTCGACACCTCGCCGATGGTCACCCACCGTTTCACCATGGACGAATTCGACACGGCCTATGAGGTTTTCAGTGACGCCGCGAACTCCGGGGCGTTGAAGGTGCTGGTGACGGCGACCCAGTCGGCGTCCGGGTGA